The Rhizobium leguminosarum genome includes a region encoding these proteins:
- a CDS encoding IS110 family transposase, which yields MQGKVSSERTAIATVYVGIDVCKEWLDIHLHPLGRSFRVANDTAGLRRLKRELDALGQMPRSALHIVMEATGKWHRAVQRSLHADGFYVSVVDPLRARLFAKACGFLAKTDRLDARLLAIMGEALKPAQTPPQDQALEALQELVNARSAANGERTALSNRMKTAVTAFLRKELTRRLAALDTHIARLDAEIQRSIGAEPEMRRRLDILISIPGIGAVTAASLIAGLCELGACSGKQAAMLTGLAPLACESGERAGHRAIRGGRPAPRNAIYMAALSASRHNPDLAHFAERLKKAGKPNKVVLVAVMRKLIVLANTLITKNRIWTPNPP from the coding sequence ATGCAAGGCAAGGTATCGTCCGAACGCACCGCGATAGCGACAGTTTATGTCGGTATCGATGTCTGTAAAGAGTGGCTGGACATTCATCTGCATCCTCTCGGCCGCAGTTTTCGGGTGGCCAACGACACGGCCGGCCTGCGCCGCCTCAAGCGGGAGCTCGATGCGCTTGGTCAGATGCCGCGCTCGGCGCTGCATATTGTCATGGAGGCGACCGGCAAGTGGCATCGCGCCGTCCAGCGCTCGCTGCATGCCGATGGCTTTTACGTGTCGGTCGTCGATCCGCTGCGCGCCCGGTTGTTTGCCAAAGCTTGCGGCTTTCTCGCCAAGACCGATCGGCTCGATGCGCGGCTTTTGGCCATCATGGGAGAAGCCCTCAAGCCCGCACAGACCCCACCGCAGGACCAAGCCCTGGAAGCCCTGCAGGAACTGGTCAATGCCCGATCTGCGGCCAACGGTGAACGCACCGCCCTGTCCAACCGGATGAAGACGGCCGTGACCGCCTTCCTGCGCAAGGAACTGACGCGCCGGCTTGCCGCGCTCGACACCCATATCGCAAGACTGGATGCCGAAATCCAGCGGAGCATCGGCGCCGAGCCCGAGATGCGCCGCCGCCTCGACATCCTCATCTCCATTCCCGGCATCGGAGCCGTCACCGCCGCAAGCCTGATCGCCGGCCTTTGCGAACTTGGCGCCTGCTCCGGCAAGCAGGCCGCCATGCTGACCGGCCTTGCGCCGCTCGCCTGCGAAAGCGGCGAGCGGGCCGGACATCGCGCCATCAGGGGCGGACGCCCCGCACCCAGGAACGCCATCTACATGGCCGCCCTGTCCGCCTCCCGTCACAACCCGGACCTCGCACACTTCGCCGAAAGACTGAAGAAGGCCGGAAAACCCAATAAGGTCGTCCTCGTCGCCGTCATGCGAAAGCTCATCGTGCTCGCAAATACCCTCATTACTAAAAACCGCATCTGGACACCAAATCCACCTTGA